A stretch of DNA from Trueperaceae bacterium:
CCCGGGAGCGACGAAGTAGCCCATCGCCAGGCTCGACCAGGCGAGGAGGGGTAGGCCCGTGGCCGCGTAGAAGGCGCGTTCCGCGACCCCGTCGGCGCCGGAGACGCTCACGCAGCCGGGCCAGGGCGACTCGGTCGGCACGGCGAGGCTGAAGTGCGGGCTGCTGGCGCTAAGAGGCTCGTAACCCCGGGCCTCGGCGTACGCGTTGGCGGCCGCGATGCGCTCCGAGCGCCAGTTCGAGACGCCGTACGCGTTGACCAGACCGCGCGCCCGCAGGCCATGCAGTACCTCGACGACCCCGCCTACCGGCACGCTCTCGTCGTCGCGGTGCAGGAGGTAGAGGTCGGCGAAACCGCAGCCGAGGCGCTCGAGCGAGCCGGTGATGTCCGCCTCGATGTCCGCCTCCGTGACCCGGTTGCGGCCGCCGTACGGGTGGGCGCCCTTCGTGATGATGAAGAGTTCGTCACGGCCGCCGCGCTCCGCCAACCACCCCCCGAAGAGCGCCTCGCTCCTGCCGCCGCCGTAGTTCTCGGCCAGGTCGAAGGTCCGGGCACCGGCGGCCACCACGTCGTCGAGGAGCGCGCTCGCCTGCGACTGCGCCAGCGGCGAGATCTGGGCGGTCCCCTGGATGATGCGGTCTGCTCTCTTACCGCCTGCGACCAGGCTCACGCGCAACACCCCGCGGGCTCGAGATTGCAGCGCCTCATAGCCCCAACCCCCGCAAGAACTCGCGGTTGCGCCCCGCGCTCTCCTTGGGCGTGCCCATGCCTGGCAGCACGTCCTGCTCGACCGTCAGCCAGTCCGAGTAGCCCCTCCGCCGCAGCACGTCGAGGACGGCCGCGAAGTCGACGGTGCCCTTGCCGAGCTCCGCGAACACGCCAGCGCGCACGGCCTGACGCAGGTCCCACCCTGCGCGCCTGGCGCGCTCCGCCACGGCGCCGTCGACGTCCTTGAAGTGGACGTACCGGACGCGGTCCCAGAAGCGCTCCAGCCCGACGACCGCGCTCTGGCCGTCCTCGTCCGGCTTGGCGCTGCCGTACACGTGGTGGCCCGTGTCGAACACTAGACCCATGAGGTCGGGGTCCGTGAGGTCGAGGAGCCGCTCCACCTCGTCCGGCGTCTCGACGAAGCCGGCGCAGTGGGGGTGGAACACGGTGCCCAGACCCGTCTCGCCCGCGACGATCCTGGCGACCTCCTCGGCGTTGGCCGCGAACACCTTCCACTCCGACCGGGACAGGCCGAGCTCCGGCGTGACGCGCCCGGCGTTGGCGGCGCGCACCGGATAGAGGCCGTCCGCGTCGGCCAGCACGAGGTAGGGCCGGCGCGGTCCGCGCTCGGCCTCCGCCAGGAGGGCGGCGAGCCGCACGAGGCGCACACGCGCGCTCGCCGCCACGCCCCGTTCCCGCAGGGTGACACCGGCGAAGGCTCCGAGCAGCGTGAGCCCACGGCCGGCCAACTCGTCGTGGAGCGCCGCCGGGTCCGTCGGCATGTAGCCGTAGTCCCCCAGCTCCGTGCCGACGTAGCCCGTCTCGACGAGCTCGTCGAGCATGCGGGCGTAACCGGTGCCAGGGTCGCCCTGGCCGATCAGCCCCCACGAGCACGGCGCGTTGGCGACCCGGATATCCGGCCGGGCGTCCGGTCCGAGGCCCGCCTGGGCGTCCGCCCATGCCCCGGGTCGGACCCCGGACCGACCCGGGCCCGAGCCTCGCGGCGGCGTCAGCGCTCCACTTTCACGGTCGTCTTCCATCGGCCCTCCCAACGGGCAGCAGCGGTGGGGACGAGGCGGGCGGCGCGACCTCGCGAAGCCCCGCCCGCTGTGTCCCTCCAGTGTGCGCTCGTCCTTGACAGGCGAGCGGTCGCTTCCTAATATCGAACCAGTTCGACAAGCAGTGTGAGGCCGAAGCAACGGAGGCCAAGGGACGTGAAGTCGTCGTGCGCATGCAACCTACCTCACCGAACCGGTTCGATGAACGGCTTCGGCTCGATGTTACTGCCGCGCCGCGCCGCTGGGTGCCGCCTCGCAGGCTCGGACGAGAATGGGCTCGTGAACGAACCCCCACGAACCTACGTACGACCGACCGACGCTCACGAGCCAGAGGACCGCGAGGTCGGCGCGTGAGCACGATCCGCGACATCGCGCGCGAGGCCGGCGTGTCCGTGTCGACGGCCTCGCTGGCGCTCAACGGCGACGCGCGCGTGCGCCCCGACACGCGCTTGCGCGTCCTCACCGCCGCCGAGCAGCTCGACTACCACCCGAGCCGCACGGCCAAGAACCTCTCGAGCGGCCGGACCTGGTCGCTTCACCTCATGAACCCGATGCGCGACGCCGGGCTCTCCTCCACGTTCTTCACGCGCTTCGTGCGCGGCGTCCACGACGTGGTGGCCGCCCTCGACTACACCCTGGCGTTGACCGTGCTCGACGACGAGGCCGAGGCGGACGAGATCCTGCGCAAGCTCGTCCTGGAGCGCTGGACCGACGGGGTGATCCTGATGAACGTCTCCGAGGAGCAGTCGTTCCTTGCGACGCTCCTCCAGCACGAGTTCCCGCACGTCCTCCTCGGCCACAGCACCCTGCCAGGGGTGACGAGCGTCGACAGCGACAACCAGGCGGTGGCGGCCGACGCCACGGCGCACCTCCTGGCGCGGGGCCGGCGGCGGCTCCTGTACCTCAACGGTCCCGCCCCACACGCCTTCGTCCAGGAGCGCGCGAACGGTTTCCGGCTCGCTCACGCGCGGGCCGGGCTGCAGGCGGCCGGCTCGCAGGTCCAGTTCGGCATCACGTCGGCCGAGGGCGCGCGGGCTCGGGTGAGGCAGCTACTGGAGGGCGGCGAGGGCTTCGACGGCGTGCTTGCCAACAGCGACGAGGCGGCCATCGGCGCGCTCCGGGCCGTGCGCGACGCCGGACTGCGCGTGCCCTCTGATGTCGCCATCGTCGGCATCAACAACGACGACCTCACCGAGTACACCGACCCGCGCCTCACGAGCGTCGAGCTGAACGCGGCCGAGCTCGGGCGCGTGGCCGCCGAGCTCCTCATCCGCAGCATCGACCGCCACCCACCCGAACGCCGCCTCGTGCCGCACCACCTCGTGCAGAGAGATTCGAGCTAGCGACCGCATGCCTACCGCAGATCGCCCGCGCTTCACCGCCTTCGTGGTCCCGCACACGCACTGGGACCGCGAGTGGTACCAACCGTTCAAGGTCTTCCAGGCCCGGCTCGTCGACGTCATCGACGCCGCCCTCGACCTCCTGGGCGACCCCGCGTACCGCCGCTTCACGCTCGACGGCCAGGCGGCGGTCCTCGAGGACTACCTCGCCATGCGCCCCGAGCGCGAGGAAGACCTCCGCCGCTACGTGCAGGCCGGGCGCCTGCGCATCGGACCCTGGTACGTGCTGGCGGACGAGTTCCTCGTGAGCCCGGAAGCCCTGGTACGCAACCTGCTGGTCGGCGGCCGCGTGAGCCGGCGCTTCGGCGACCCGCTGCCCGTCTGCTACACGCCCGACTCGTTCGGTCACGTCTCGCAGCTCCCGCTCATCGCCGCCGGCTTCGGCCTTCCGGCCATCGTCTTCGAGCGCGGCCTCGGCGACGAGGGCGAGCGGCTCCGCGGCGAGTTCGTATGGGTCGCGGCGGACGGCGAGACCGGGGTCTTCACGGCCCACCTCATCGGCACCTACTCCGGCGCCACCGCGCTCGGCCACGTTGACTGGGAGCTGACGGACGCGTACGACGATGAGCGCGCCATGGGACACCTCAGGGCTGCTCTCTACGGCGTGCAAGGCGACGAGGTCGCCGACCTGCCCGAATGGTTCAGGGCCTCGCTCGAGCGCGTGGGCGGCGGGCTGACGGCGCACGCGACGGGCAGCGCCCTCATCCTCCTCAACGGCTCGGACCACCTCTTCCCTCAGCCGAACCTGCCGCAGGTGCTCCGGAAGGCCTCGGAGGCCTTCCCGGAGATCGAGTTCGTGCAAGGCGACGTCGAGGAGTTCGTGACGGAGGCCCGGCGCACCGCAGCCGGGCTGGAGCGGTTCCAGGGCGAGTTCCGTGGCAGCCGCTACCAGCACATCCTGGCAGGCGTCCTCTCCGCCCGCCTCTACCTGAAGCGCGAGAACCAGGCGTGCCAGACGGCGCTCGAGCAGTACGCCGAGCCGCTCGCCGCGCTCGCCTGGTGGGCCAGCGGCCGCCACCCTGACGCCCTGCTGCGCGAGGCGTGGAAGCTCCTGCTCCTCAACCACCCGCACGACTCCATCTGCGGCTGCTCCGTGGACGCGGTCCACCGCGAGATGCTGACGCGCTTCGAGAACGTCCGCCAGCTCGGCGACGACGTCTGCCGCCGCGCCTTCGCGCTCCTCGGAGGCCGCAGGCCGAGCAACATCCAAGAGGTCCACGCGACGGCGAAGGACGCGTTCACCGTCTTCGACCCGCTGCCTTTCCCCCGGCGCGCGGTCGTGCGGCACGAGCTCGACCTGCCGGCCGGCGAGGCGTCCGAGCTCACCGTCCTGGACGTGCGCGGCCGCGCCTTGAGCGCCCAGGTGACCGTCACGCCCGGGTTCGCGCCCGGCC
This window harbors:
- a CDS encoding aldo/keto reductase; this translates as MSLVAGGKRADRIIQGTAQISPLAQSQASALLDDVVAAGARTFDLAENYGGGRSEALFGGWLAERGGRDELFIITKGAHPYGGRNRVTEADIEADITGSLERLGCGFADLYLLHRDDESVPVGGVVEVLHGLRARGLVNAYGVSNWRSERIAAANAYAEARGYEPLSASSPHFSLAVPTESPWPGCVSVSGADGVAERAFYAATGLPLLAWSSLAMGYFVAPGPGAATATGLNAAVRVFDTPANAARRARAAELGARRGLSAPQTALLYVLSQACDTHAIVGCRSGDEYGELKALSEQRLSAADVAWLEG
- a CDS encoding sugar phosphate isomerase/epimerase; amino-acid sequence: MEDDRESGALTPPRGSGPGRSGVRPGAWADAQAGLGPDARPDIRVANAPCSWGLIGQGDPGTGYARMLDELVETGYVGTELGDYGYMPTDPAALHDELAGRGLTLLGAFAGVTLRERGVAASARVRLVRLAALLAEAERGPRRPYLVLADADGLYPVRAANAGRVTPELGLSRSEWKVFAANAEEVARIVAGETGLGTVFHPHCAGFVETPDEVERLLDLTDPDLMGLVFDTGHHVYGSAKPDEDGQSAVVGLERFWDRVRYVHFKDVDGAVAERARRAGWDLRQAVRAGVFAELGKGTVDFAAVLDVLRRRGYSDWLTVEQDVLPGMGTPKESAGRNREFLRGLGL
- a CDS encoding LacI family transcriptional regulator, producing the protein MSTIRDIAREAGVSVSTASLALNGDARVRPDTRLRVLTAAEQLDYHPSRTAKNLSSGRTWSLHLMNPMRDAGLSSTFFTRFVRGVHDVVAALDYTLALTVLDDEAEADEILRKLVLERWTDGVILMNVSEEQSFLATLLQHEFPHVLLGHSTLPGVTSVDSDNQAVAADATAHLLARGRRRLLYLNGPAPHAFVQERANGFRLAHARAGLQAAGSQVQFGITSAEGARARVRQLLEGGEGFDGVLANSDEAAIGALRAVRDAGLRVPSDVAIVGINNDDLTEYTDPRLTSVELNAAELGRVAAELLIRSIDRHPPERRLVPHHLVQRDSS
- a CDS encoding glycosyl hydrolase-related protein, which gives rise to MPTADRPRFTAFVVPHTHWDREWYQPFKVFQARLVDVIDAALDLLGDPAYRRFTLDGQAAVLEDYLAMRPEREEDLRRYVQAGRLRIGPWYVLADEFLVSPEALVRNLLVGGRVSRRFGDPLPVCYTPDSFGHVSQLPLIAAGFGLPAIVFERGLGDEGERLRGEFVWVAADGETGVFTAHLIGTYSGATALGHVDWELTDAYDDERAMGHLRAALYGVQGDEVADLPEWFRASLERVGGGLTAHATGSALILLNGSDHLFPQPNLPQVLRKASEAFPEIEFVQGDVEEFVTEARRTAAGLERFQGEFRGSRYQHILAGVLSARLYLKRENQACQTALEQYAEPLAALAWWASGRHPDALLREAWKLLLLNHPHDSICGCSVDAVHREMLTRFENVRQLGDDVCRRAFALLGGRRPSNIQEVHATAKDAFTVFDPLPFPRRAVVRHELDLPAGEASELTVLDVRGRALSAQVTVTPGFAPGQSSVRVDHVTIDVLADLEPLGLTNLLLARAGSATTATGTNPTAPVSPDATRAFRDAGAPSATVSATEGPDGLRLENDLVSVTIRGDGDVELRDRRSGERYALKLRLEDQADAGDEYDFSPVPGDGPAYFSDPCRPPRLVTSGPVVASARLEYALELPERLSDDRAGRTGRVTLPVTLDLTLHADDPLLRVSVGFTNTASDHRLRLRLATGTPSETVWADGHFDVLERTVRPVGGLGWFQTPPPTNHQRRFVAVSGAGRGLAVLDRGLPEYEAFNGEGGTELAVTLVRSVGWLSRTDLLSRPQGAGPLLPTPEAQCLGEHRCELAVYPFSGPWWESDLLRRAQEFTAPPLTAPGASAGAGAGLLRVEGPFDLSAVKRSEERQSLIVRVANPAPVAATGRLRLGRPVSAVYATRLDETRLEELGANQDIPLQLGPRSVASFEFVPEGG